Below is a genomic region from Rhododendron vialii isolate Sample 1 chromosome 5a, ASM3025357v1.
TCTTATCGTACATCCCAATATGTAGAACATTCAATTAAAAAACTGCAATAGCTGTATATGATTTCTCTAAATCAACTTAACAGAAATTTACATGAATAGCATAATCCGAAATAGGGTAACCAGAATATCATAGGTAAGTTTCTTCATCCTAAAAGTACAATATTTAAATATCTTTGAATCACATGTATCCAATATTTGGTGGGTCCAAAACTGGTACAAACCGATATAAATTCATTTTGTACACAACAACCGATTTAATCTGCtcactttctttttcatttggtACGTAGTGAAAACTTGTGTGAGGAGAGGATGTACCTAATTACACAAGGGGAGAACCATGTAAAAATTTCTCGGTCGTTTCTTTGTGTTCTTGCTTGATTTATTCTTCGTGTGAAATTGTATGTTGGATCAAATCCGCAACATGTACGCTATTTCTATCACTGTAATTGGCAGGCTGGAAAGTGTGGGAATCGGGAAGAAAGCAGGGCAAGCCAAGGTTTTAGGGACAGTGGTGTGTGTGGGTGGAGCAATGTTGTTGTCATTTTATCATGGAAGTGTAGTCATGGGAAGCATCCATTGGAAGTATGCTAATAATATGGGAAAAGGGAATTCCAGCAGTACCACCAATGACAAGAAGTTCATGTGGGGGCCTTTTCTCCTCATAGCAATTAAGTAACTTCTCTTGGGGGGCATGGCTCATTATCCAGGTAATTGAGCACTAATTATTGCTCACCTGACGAACATCATGATTGTGAAATTTGGCCTAGTTTAGACTAGGAAAAAGCATTGGACACAGATACCCTGACACATACAGCAACCATCGATGAGTGTGTGACCCAAGTGCATCGCATGTGGTGCCCAAGTGCATGTATCTCTGTTTGGTATGTGTCCGAACATTTGTGGCGGTAAATTTGCTGTTTAGACTTTTGCTGATCACCCTATTGTTGTAGGAACTCTTCTACTTGTCGTACATCAAATGCTTTATCTACACATATGAAGATTATAGTCTGACATCCTGAAGTCCTTTAGTAGTATATATAGGCCTAAGATATGCAGAGTAGACTTTGATTAATTAGATTAGTgtaagttttgtattttttcttctttatgatcTCAGGCGAAATTAGGCCTGAACTATTCAGCTCCTTATACAACCTCAGCATTGATATGTTTGATGGCCAGCATCGAGTCTGGGATTATAGGCATCAATGTGGTACGTTATCTATCCACATGGTCGCTGAGCCCCATCATCAGGGTCGTTTCAACTCTATATGCGGTACAAAATATAgttcctttatatatatatccaacCTCGAATTTGTATTTTCATTGGAAAACTAGTAGAACTGGACTAGAGCTGTAAGCCTGTAACTAGCAAAGATGCTTCGGGCTCTTGAACTTAGTATGAAGCTCTTGGTTTTGCTGATTAAGTAGCACTTGCACCGCCCCGGCTATTCATCTTTTTTCTGGGCTGAATTCACCTCTGAATATAGGGGATGAAGTCCGGCATAGGAGTGGAGCGGcagaagagaaggaaagagTTATCCATACTCTAGTAGTTGAGACCATGACTTTTGAATAGCGCGATAGCACCAAGTCAGGTTCCTTGAAGCATGTGATTAAATTTGATTTTGGCTTAAATTTCCTAACACAGTAATGTTTCAACCGAGGGAAAGGCAAATTTTAGTACTTTTGTTGTTGTGCTAACGCAgaataaacaaaataatttcaacCGAGGGAAAGGCAAATTTAGTACTTTTGTTGTTGTGCTAACGCAgaataaacaaaataatttcaGGCAACAGTGTGTACTGCACTAGCATTTTGCCTCATCGCATGGTGTGTCAAGAGAAAAG
It encodes:
- the LOC131327733 gene encoding WAT1-related protein At1g09380-like encodes the protein MYFGLNEICRATLYQVLYFVGLDHSTPTIACALSNLEPVLTFLLAIPFGLESVGIGKKAGQAKVLGTVVCVGGAMLLSFYHGSVVMGSIHWKYANNMGKGNSSSTTNDKKFMWGPFLLIAIKAKLGLNYSAPYTTSALICLMASIESGIIGINVVRYLSTWSLSPIIRVVSTLYAATVCTALAFCLIAWCVKRKGPLYVSVFSPLLLIVVAILNWMLLQEKLYVGTVVGSVLIVKGLYTVIWGKKREKSDEQWRG